AAAGATCGAGGCCGTAACCGAAAAGAACTCCCGGCAGTTCTTTCTCATTGCCTACCTTGATCGCCTTTTTGTATTTTTGCTCGTACTCTATTTCCAGCCGTTCAAGGACCTTCTTTATCTCCGCATCGTTCAGTTCCCGAAAGTGTTTCTGAAAGAACGCTTCCCAGAACGAAGCATCGGCCTTGTTCAGCGGGAGCGCTGTCCCCGCCAGTCCCAGTGCCGTCCCCTTGAGAAAGGTCCTCCGGTCGAAATGGATGCCCTCGCGGTCTTTTTTTATTTTTCCCATGATATGCCTCGTCAGTTTCTACTTGATTTCGGACGGCCTCACCGGCGGCAGCAGCGGTTTGATAGGCTTGAACCGCGGCTCATGCGGCCAGTGGCAATGGACACACAGGAGGTATTGCTTCTCGCCGTTCCACATTCCCGTTCTCTTGCCATGGAGTCCGGCTTTCCATTCGCGGAGGATCGTGCCGTGGCACTGGCCGCAAAGAATGTAGGATTCTTCAAAACTGACCCGTTTCCCGTTCGCAAGCCGCAAGGTATCCCGGTTGTCCGGATTGTGACAGTCGAAGCACCAGCCGCCGGGCATGTGTTTCAGCTCGATGTCCTGATGCATTTGTTCCAGTTTTCGGGGTTGCCGGTTTACGGGCATCCCCGCGTGGCACTGGGAACAGGGGAAGATGCCGGGAGTAAACGGAGGCGGCGGAACAAAGAACTTCTTCGGAATATCATGTTCTTGTGCGCGAGCGATCAGCGGGATCCCGGTGATCGTCAGAATTGTCATAATACAGATAAACCAACCTGCTTTGTTTTTATTCATGGCATCTCATCGCTTTCGACAGGTGAAGATCCATTACATCATCTTTTGAAATCTTACTATAATATCGCCCGGAGCATATTGCAACGTATAATTATAATTTTGCTTTATATACAGGGACCGTTTACCTGGTCTCGACCTTGCATTTGAGTGCTTACGGTGTGGGCTCATAGTCGAACACCGGAAAGATCTTGTCGATCACCCAGAACAGCGCGAAGGGCATGATGAAAATGCCGAGCGCTCCCACCAAGCCCTCCTTCGCGGTTTCCAGGTCATGGGGCACGATCGGCAGTTGATAGTGCATGTAACCTGCGTATGTCTGCGAAAATGATTGGCCGCCGATAACGACGTTCCACCGCATCATGAACACACCCATGAGCACGAGCAGAACAGCGATAACCGTTCTGCGCAGGGTCAGCCCCGGTATCAGCAGAAGAATGAGCGGAACAAGGTTCCCGAGACCATACTGAAGGATGAAAATGCCGGCGAAGTCGCGTTCGTAGATGACGCTTCGGAGAACGTCCCATGACTTCATGGCGGTATATCCCCGGAAAATGAGGTCCAGCATCTCAAGGCTGATGGCGGCCACCAGGAACACCAGCAGGTATTTTGAGGTCATCTGGATGACACTGATCTCAGCGCTCTTGATATCTTCCGTGGTCCGGTATCGGCCATGGACGGCTTTTTTGCGCGAAGCCAGGAATTTCCGTATCTCCATGGTAACGACGTAGGTCAGCATGCACAAAGCGATTCCCGACACGATGGCCGACATGATAAAGATAACGGGCATGAGCGGCGTCATCCAGAGGGCGTTTGCCTTGACGGAGCCGAAGATGAACCCCGCGTAGCCATGGAGAAAACAGGCAACGGGGATACCGAGTCCCGCGAGAAACTTGATGGCCTTCTCGTCGCGATGCAGTGCCTCTTCGCTGACATCAGTGACGCCCAGCGTCAGGGCGGAGAAAATGAGATATTTGATCCGCTCCGCGATCGTCTTATCCTGCTTTCCTCTCAGCGTCAGGTAGACCCCGACCAGGTGTTTCCGGTACAGGAACCAGAGTTCCGATGCCACGATGGCGGCGTAGGTGAAGAATACGATTCCGAAGGCCGCGATGGCCGAGGTGAAGTGAGGGGTAAAAAATACATAGAGCCCTCTCTCGGGCCGGAGGAGATGAAGAAGGAGCGGCATCGGGGCCGCAAAGAGCAGGGCAAAAGAGAACACGAGGGCGAATCGCGCCATGTCCTTGAGCTTCTGGATGCCGAAAACATGGTAGAGTGACGACAGCACGAATGCCCCGGCCACCAGACCTGTCATGAAGGGATACATCACGATCTGGATGCTCCAGTAAATATACTCGTTCGGCGCAACAAATAACTCCTTGATGGTCCAAATTTCTCCATGTACCATGGCTATCTGACCTCCTCATCCAGCCCGATGTAATAGACCTGCGGTTTTGTGCCGTATTCGCTCTTCAGGACCCCGACCCGCTGCGTCCTAATGGCCTTGGTCACCGGGTCATTGGGGTCCTTGATATTGCCGAGCTGCCGCGCCCCGAACGGACAGGCCTGAACGCAGGCTGTCTTCAAGCCCTTGGTGATCCGATGATAGCAAAAATTACACTTGTCGGCGGTATGGGATGCGGGATGGAAAAACCGTACCCCGTAAGGGCATCCCATGACGCAGTAGCCACAACCGATGCACCACGTCCGGTCAACCAGCACCACGCCGTCCGGCGCCTGGTAGGTGGCGCCCACGGGGCAGACTTGGACGCACGGAGGATTTTCGCACTGGTTGCAGAGCTTCGGCACAAAGAACGCCTTCTCGATGCCTTCCTTGCTGATGTCCCTGAGTCCGTTCGCATTCTGGTCTATCAGAGCGGTCGTAAAGCCGTCGCGGGCCCCCTTGGGAGAATCCGCATACATCCTCCCCTTTTTTGTCAGAACGTACCGCTCGACCCAGGTCCGGGTCACGTTTGCATCATACGGAATTTCGTTCTCACGCTTGCAGGCCTTCACACAGAGCCCGCATCCCACGCATTTATAAGTGTCCACCAGGAACACCCATCGCACAGAGGTGGTCTCTGCAGCCACCTCGGCGAACAGCTTTTCAGGGTCCACGATCTTCAGGGCAGCCAGGGGAAGCGACGCTCCCGCGATCCCGAGAGCCGTCTTTTTCAGAAAATTCCTGCGCGATATCATCTCAAGCCCTCCATCGGTTTATGCGGATTGTGGCACGACGAGCATTCACTATCAGGATTGTGCGTGTCCGGATCGATACTTTTTAGCTTCGCGCGTCCGCTTGAGGTATACGGAAGCGGGAAATGGCACCGGAGACAGAGCTCCCTGCTCCTGTCGATCTCGAGCTTGGGCGGGTCCGACGGGTGGTCGATGGCGGGCCCGTGACAATTCTCGCACTGAATGATCCGGTGCGGCGTCTTGCCGATGCTGTCGTACTTGTCCGGGTGGCAGTCCTTGCAGTACTCACTGCCCTGGTACTTTACCTTGGTGATCGTGTTCTTCCACTCTTCCTCATTCCCCAGACGGTGCCATCCATACATGTATCCCCGCTCCCCAACGCCGAAATCCTTCGGGACCAGTACGATCCTGGCCAGAAGTACCAGGAGAACGATACCGATAAACACGAATAGCGGCCTAAAAATATGATTCTTCATGCTGACTCTCCTTCACGAATGTTGTTCCACGTTTCTTCATTTCTGCGCACTGCTCTTGGACGTCTCCTGTGTCATCGTTGACCCTTCCCAGAGAATCGCCAGAAAGCAGAGTGACAGCCCGCCCACCAGACCAAAGACATGGAGAAGCTGCCATTTAATGACAACGAAAAGGATGATGAATATGAGCGAAAGCTTTAACAGGCTGATGATCACCACCGCGAAGCTCGATCCCGCGGGCGTTGCACCCTGCCGCAGATACACCCGCTGAACGGAGCGTGCGAGCCACCGGAAGTTCAGCAAACCGAGCGCCCCGCCGAACAGAACGCTCGCGGAAAGGAACCACCAGGGCTGCGCGGTTTTCTGGATCACCGAGAAAACCACGACACCCGCAGAGGCAATGGAAACGATGAGGGCTGTTTTTTTTGCCACGCCTTTGAGGATGGCGTCCACCGCCTGTTTCCGGAGCTGAGTTTCATCGGTTGTCATTTCTTGTCCTTGTCGCTCTTGTCGAACGTCTCCTGGCTTCTTTTGGAATACATGAACAGGTTTCTGAATCCCGCGCCGATGCCGATGAAGAGAAAGATCGCCGTGAACCAGGGAGACGTGCCGAGCCATGCATCCAGCTTGAGCCCGACGTACAGACCGATCACCGTTGCGAACACCAGGGTCAAGCCCACAGTGCTCAGCACGCCGGCCAAACGGATAAGCTTACGGTCTTTATCATCCATACGACAAAACCCAAATTCCAGATTCCAAGCACCAAATCCCAAATAGTAATCAATGATCAAAGATCCAAGCACGAAACGTTTGGAGTTTCGTTATTTGAAATTGGTGCTTGCTTTTTAGTGCTTCCCTGTCTTACAAACCCTTCAAGCTCTTCCTCGCCGCTTCGATCGTTCTGCCGATGTCCGCTTTGGTATGGGCCAGGGACAGGAACGCGGCCTCGAACTGCGAAGGCGCGAGGTTGACCCCGTTCCTGAGCATACCCAGGAAGAACTTTCCGAACCGCGCAGTGTCCGAGGTCCTGGCGCTCTCAAAGTCCCTCACCTTCTTGTCCGTGAAGAAACAGGTGAACATCGAGCCGACCCTGTTGAACGTTGCCGGCACTCCTGCCTCCGCTGCCGCGGCGCGAAGTCCTTTTTCGAGGTCCGCCGCGTTTTTTTCGAGCGTCTTGTATACGCCTGGTTTTGAGAGGGCCTTCAGCGTCTCGATGCCCGCGGTCATGGCCAGCGGGTTGCCCGAAAGCGTGCCCGCCTGGTAGATGGGACCGATGGGCGCGATCCTCTGCATGATCTCGAACTTGCCGCCATAAGCGCCGACCGGGAGTCCGCCGCCGATCACCTTGCCGAGGCAGGTCAGATCGGGTTTGATCTTATACAGCTGCTGCGCGCCGCCGTAGGCAACGCGGAAGCCGGTCATCACTTCGTCAAAGATGAGCACGATGCCGTACTTGTCGCAGACGTCGCGCAGGTATTGGAGGAATCCCGGCTCGGGCACTACGCAGCCCATGTTGCCCGCGACGGGTTCAACGATGATGCAGGCGATCCGCTGGCCCTCGCGGACCATCATCTCCTTGAGCGCGGCAATGTCGTTATACGCGATCGTCAGCGTAAGTCTCGCGAGGTCGGCGGGAACGCCGGGACTGTCGGGAAGGCCGAAGGTGGCCACGCCGCTCCCTGCCTTCACGAGCAGGCTGTCTGCATGACCGTGGTAGCAGCCGTCGAACTTGAGTATCTTGTCCCGGCCTGTGAATCCGCGCGCCGCGCGGATCGCGCTCATGGTGGCCTCGGTGCCGGAACTCACCATGCGCACCATTTCGATGGAGGGGACGGCCTTCTTGACCATCTTCGCGAGCGTTGTCTCGAGTTCCGTGGGCGCGCCGAAGCTGGTGCCGCGTACGATGGCTTGCTTGAGCGCCGCGATTACTTTCGGGTGAGCATGCCCCAGGATCATCGGACCCCACGAAAGCACGTAATCAATGTATGCCTTGTTATCGACGTCGTAGATCTTCGATCCCTTTGCCTTCTTGATAAAGATCGGCGCGCCGCCCACGGAGCGGAATGCGCGCACCGGGCTGTTCACTCCGCCGGGAATATGTTTTTTCGCGTCTTCGAACAGTTTTCTTGATCTCGCTCCTGACATGCATGCTCCTTTCGATACAGGGAACATCTAAACCCGAAAAAGGTTCTTCATAAAATATGAAAAACCGCTCTGAATGTCAATGGAAAATGTTGGATTTTAAGGGCTAATTACAAGTAAACATTATATCACAATCATAATTTGCATGGTAATTGCCCGGGTTGTCAGATTCACGGTTCAAGGACTTCGGCGAGCTCAGTCGAGCCGTTCAAGGTTTAGGCTGAACAAACAATGCCGGAGCGACTCGGCTGAGCAGTTCGGCCCTTAGCAGGCTGCTGAAAAACGTTCCGTTTACCCTTCGACGGTGCTTCGACTTCGCTCAGCAGAGCGCTCAGAACGGCGAACGGAACGGGCATTGAAATTGTTGTTCTTTATCCGTTCGTGGTGAGCTTGTCGAACCACTCTAATGACTTTTTCAGCAACCTGTTAGCTCACTACCGAAGGGATCGCCGAAGTCTTTGAATCTATCATTTTGGAATTGGTTCAGAGATGTCTACTCTTCAAATCGTTCGATCATCACGGCTTTCAAACCTTGAACGGCTCGACTGAGCTCGCCGAAGTCCGTGAACGACTCGACTGAGCGACTCGACTGAGCTCGTCGAAGTCTCGTCGAAGTCCTGGAACTTTGAACCTGAGCAGTTACTTTGCATGAACATGCTTCTCACGTCGCGATCGCGCGGACGATAAGATCCGCCACGCCTTCCGCATCGTTGAGATCAAAACAAGGGATCGAAACATCGAATGGTTGATCGCTCACCAGTGCGAGACAGGATGGGTCGTTCAGCGAAAAAGGGTATTCACCCGAGACACCCTGCCGAAAGACCTCGACCTTGTTCTTCACCTCTTTTTTGAATCCCTCGGTGATTACGATGTCAACATCCCCTGCCATCCTCGCAAGCTCATCGGGGGTCGGTTCCTGTTCGATCTTCCGCATGAGCGCCACCCTGCCCGGTCCCGAAAGGATGACCGTATCGGCCCCTGCCTGCTGAAAGCGCCATGAGTCCTTGCCCGGTATGTCGAGGTCGAATCCCGCCGACGTATGCTTGATCACAGCCACACGCAGACCGCGGCCTTTCAGGATTCTCACCACTTTTTCTATGAGCGTGGTCTTGCCGCTGTTCGATGACGCGGCGACAAAAGAGACAATCCGCATTCTTTTTTCCTTGTAACTACTCCGTACATCTGAACCCAAAAGGGTGTTACACCAGAGAATAACCCTTTTATCCGCAGATTTCGCAGATGGGCGCAGATTTCATAAAACATAATTCAAATTCGATTTCAGACTTGTCCAGTTAGATTTTCGCAGTCTTTATTCCTCCCCTTGAAAGGGAGGGAGTTTTCGAGCAGTGCAATTTTATTACAGAACAATGCTGATTCGATTTAATCTGTGAAATCTGCGTAATCTGCGGATAATATTTTGACCTGAGCAGTTACTTTTATTCCGCACTCCGCATTCCGCAGTTGCTATGTCTCCGTCACGTCCGTGGACGGCGGCGTCCGCCTCCTGCCGAAAAGGCGCACTCCGAGGATGCCGATCTCATAGAGTATATAAATTGGCAGGGACATGAGCGTCATATTGAACACATCCGGGGTAGGCGTGATGATGGCGCCGATGAGGAAGGAAATGAGAAAAGCATACTTCCGGAACCTGGCGAGGACATCGGCGCTGATGATCCCCATGCGACCGAGCAGGATCATGATGAGAGGCAGTTCGAACACCGCGCCCGCGCCGAGCATGAATTTGAGGGTAAAGTCGATGTAGTCCCCCAACTTGATGATCGCCTTCAAATGCTCGGTCTTGTAGGTGATGAGGAACGGGACGGTAAAGGGCAGAAGCAGAAGGAAGCAGAAAATGACGCCGAGGTAGAAAAATAACGTCGCAAAAAACACGAACTGGCCGGCGTATTTCCGTTCCCGCGGCAAGAGACCGGGTGAGATGAACTTCCATACCTGGTAGAGAATAACGGGGACCATGAGCATGATGCCGGCAATGAACCCGATCTTCAAATGAGACATGATGGGCTCGATAAGCGTGGTAAAATAGAGGTCCTGGGTGGTTTTATTGGGTTCAAAATGCAGGAAGGGAAAGGTCGCGTGATACGTCATCGTTGAGTTCATCGGCAATAACAAGAGTCCGAGGATATCCTCTGAAAAGTTGAAACAGATGAGGAATCCAATGCCGATGGCGATCGCGATGTAAACGATCCTTTTCCGGAGCTCCGTCAGATGGCCCCAGAACGACATCCCCTGGTCCGGTTCAGCCATTCCCATGGGCCTCCCCGCCCTTGTTTTGCTCCGGCTTTTGCTCAGGTCCCGATCCGGTCTTTTGCTCATCCTTGCGCGGCTCCGCGGACGTCGCGGCATTGATCTCCCTGGAGAGAGACTGATCAGCGAGATTGCCGAGCTTTTTGAGCTCGTCCAGGTTGGCGGTCTTCTGGACCTCTTTCATTTCAGACTGCACTGATTCCTGGAATTCCTGCTGGGCCTTCTTGAATTCTGACATGGCGCGGCCGATGGACTTGCCCAGGTCCGGCAGCTTTTTCGGACCGAAGACCACAAGAGCGATAACGAAGATAACGATCAGTTCCGGTATTCCAAGACCGAACATGGCTTTCTCCTCATTTTTCTTGAAGGCTGATACCTGCGGCTAACCAGTAATTGTACTCCGCACTCCGCACGGAGCCTGTCCCCGAAAGATCCTATCGGGGAAACTCTATCCATTCCGTGCTGATCACATCGCGACCCGGATGATGGTCTTCACATTGCCCCGAACGTTAAAATCGCCCACCACTTCCAGTGCCCGCGGTTTAAGGTTCTTCCTGAGCGCGTCGAAGATCAGATTTGTCACGGCCTCGTGAGAAACGCTCTGGTCACGGAAGCTGTTCAGGTAGAGCTTCAGCGCCTTAAGCTCCACCACCTTGTTGCCTGGCGTATAGGTGATCCTGATGGTCGCAAAGTCGGGATAGCCGGAGCGCGGACAGAGACAGGTGAATTCGGGATAGGATATGTCGATGGTGTAGTCCCGGTCCGGATTGGGATTGGGCCACAACTCGAGTTTCGCCTGTTTGACGGCCTTGGTTCCGTATTTCATGAGAGCCATATTACAGGGTTTAGAATGACGTGTAAAGATGAAAATCGGCGTTGTGACCGCAGCCCCCGCTCGAGGCGGGGCTGCTGTGGGATTATCTTGTGCCGGTCGACAAGGGCGATAAGATCATCGAGTGTTCGGCCTCAATAGCCGAGTGTTTACTCGGTTAAAAAACAGTATCTATTGTTAATATTGATTTCTTGCCGCCAAACTCCTCATACTTATTATGTAGATGCCATCACGAATTAGCATTTCTTTCTAACGGAGTGAATAGTGTATCAGCCATATCATCCTATCTTTTCAAAATACAACAATATAGACCTGGCACTTATAAATCCGGGGCTTAGTATGTTGTTTGAGATAAGAAGGCCGAAGTAAACAGAGTCTTCGCCAAAGCACGGTTTTGTTTAGCAGCGTACCATTTGCTTTAGTGAAAAGTCCGGAGTTTGTCAATGTAACGGCTGAGGTGATGCACGACAAGAAAGGGCGCGCGGCGAATCATCGGGTTAAATATTTAGAGCACCGATGAACTTGTTTTTCCTGTGCCACTCGAGGCTGATCTGACTCGGCCAATGCGCGGAGTCTATCCACGAGAAATCAATTTGCCGATCGCTGTGTTCAGACAATGAAACTTGCTTGGGCGCATTTTCAGAAAATCTTCCTGTAGCAACGAGAACTTTGTAGTCCACCCCAAGTGTCCATAGCCCCTGATCGAAAGCCCAATGATGATTACGGCAGAGTGCCATACCATTAGAGATATCATCATTTCGGCTGGCGGAAAACGGATGTATATGGGCGGCCTCAACCATCGTTACACCTGATGGGAGCAGTACCTTCATGCCACAAAGCACACAGGAATAGCGATAAAGCGGAATGAGTTGAAGACGGAACTTTATGTCACGACCCTGTTTACTCTCTTCCGATTCAGGAACAGCGCCAGTCGCTGGAGCTGGATCGTTGTTTGTCTGTTCGAGTCCAAGCATAGCTTCGAGTTTGATCTTTTCTGATGGAAAAAACCAGTCGCCTGAAATCAAAATCCGTCGGGCAATATCCCGGCTGGCTTTATTCTGCATCAGACTAAACAACTCTTCTGGCATTTCCGCGTGAGAGACGACACGGTTCAGCAGCTCGACAGAAGTCGGCCTGATACTTTCGAGTGCGGCTTCCAATCCCGGATAGGCAATGTGTCGGAGAAGGCCGTCGCTTCGCAGATAGAAAAACGGGAGCTCAACGCGGCCTACGTTTCGCCCTCTTGAACTGACGACTTCCCAATAACCAAGGAAGCGAAACGCCAGCTCTGGGGTCAAACGAATGATGTTGGAAAGAATTGCTCCTTGTTCGATTTGATCGAGAATCGCCAATAGCAGCAGCGGTTTATGAGGTGCGGGGGTTTTCGATGCCCTATCCACACGCAGGTTTGCAAGTTTTATAAGCCAGGTATCAAGCATGAGTGGGCTTGAAATAACACCTTCCCCTCTGCCCCCACCTGCCGCACGCCGAGTCCTTTTATCTGCTTCCATACCGCGCCCCCCGCTCCCTAACAATCATCGCCTTCTCCCGTTCGACCTCCTCGATCAGTTCCTGTTCGCTGGGCAGATAGAGCTTGTACTTGGAGGCAAAGAGCTGCTTATTTTCCTTGAGCACGGAGTACTTGACCACGGTTTCGTCCTTGTCGGTGCAAAGGATGATGCCGATGGTGGGGTTATCGTCCTTACTTTTGTACTTATCCTCGTAGAGCCTGACGTACATGTCCATCTGGCCGATGTCCTGATGGGCCAGCTCGCCCGTTTTCAAGTCGATAAGGACGAAGCACTTGAGGAGGTAGTTGTAGAACACCAGATCGATAAAGAAGTCCTTGGTGTCGGTGCTGATGCGCTGCTGACGGGCGACGAAGGCGAAGCCTTTGCCCAGTTCCAGCATGAATGCCTGCAGCTTGCCGATGATTGCCTGTTCGAGGTCCGATTCCCGGAAATCGGGGTTGTCCTTGAGCCCGAGAAATTCGAGCACGTAGGGGTCTTTGATGAAATCCTTTGGCGAGGGCGCGAGAAACGCGGTCTTCTCCTGCATTTCTTCGATAACGGGCTTCTTATCGCGGCTCATCTTGAGACGTTCAAAGTAAAGGGAATTGATCTGGCGCTCAAGCGCGCGAACAGACCAGTTCTGCTCAGCGGCTTCACGGGCATAGTAGTCGCGGGCTTCGAATTTTTCAACACGCAAAAGCAGCTTGAAGTGCGACCAGGTCAATAGGTGCCACGGTGTAGCACCTTTTGCAGATTCAGCCAATCCTGCTGCTCCGTCTGTAGATTTTCCATACAGTGTGTGGAAAATTGGGAAACTCAGATAAAACTGCCTGAAGTAAGCCAGATTAGTAACACCGAACCCCGCCCCGAACTCGATGGTCAGACGCTCAGACAGCGCTGGAATCAGAGTCTTGCCGTAACCCGCCCTTTTTTGCCCCTGTTGCTCCTCCTCGACAATCATTCTACCGATATTCCAGTAAGCCTCGACCATGACAAAGTTAACTGCCCGGTAAATGTTGGTCCGGGCGGTGCGGAGCACCGCTGCGACTGATTCATAGAATTCGCTACGCACTGCGTAGCGAATCGGCTTTGCAGTCTTTCGCCGAGTTACGGCTGACTTTTTTATCATACCCTATCCTCTGCAGAATCTCCTTAAGCGCTTCATCGGTTGCTGAGATTAGGATCGTTGAAAACTTCCTTTTTTCGAAACCTATTTTCCGCCTCTCCCTATTTGTAAAAAGATGGTAGTACAATCAGGCTGAAATTGCAAGCAACAACGGCGAGAAAAACTTTCTTTGACTGTGGCTGCTCAAGCGATATAATTGTCAACTTTTTAATTTAAGTTGTTTTTTCCCGGCGGTGAATATATAATCGTTGATACGATATCATCTTGTGCGAAAGAGAGGATCAGAATGACCCGTCGCTTCAACTGCATCGCCACCGGCATCGGCAGTCTTCCGATCTCCGATCCCGACAAGGCCGCGGCGCTTTCGCTCCAGTACCTGCCTGAAGCGCCGTTCTGGCCCCAGCTCCCGCAACGGGACTTTCGCGAGCACATGGACGCGCAGTACAGCGAGACCCTGCCGGGACTGATCGTGGATGACGTGAAAAAAAGGGTTTTCTTCGACACAGCCCGGGACCTCACACCGGCGCTTGAGATATTCTTCGAGCGGTACCTGGCAAAGGACTACGGTTTTTTCGGAATGACCGAGGAGTATGCCCCTGGCTTCTCCGCTTTTGTCCGCGCCATGAAAAAAGGATTTCCGCGGGGAGTGCGGTTCGTCAAGGGACACATCACCGGTCCGCTTACCGCGGGCACCTCATTCAAGGATGAGACCGGCAGGGACATCATTCATAATGAGATGCTCTTTGATGCCGTGGTCAAGGGGCTCGCCATGAAGGCGGCGTGGCAGATCCAGGAGCTGAAACAGTTCAACAAACCGACCATCATCTTTATCGACGAACCTGCCATGGAGTCCCTCGGCTCGGCCTTCTCCGCCGTATCGTCCGAGGTCGTTTCGGAAAAACTGAACGAGATCATCGACACGATCCACGAACTGGACGGCATTGCCGGCATCCACTGCTGCGGTAACGCGGACTGGCCCGTGATATTCAACACCAGGGTGGACATCGTGAATTTCGACGCCTTCGGATATATGGAAAAGGTGCTACTCTACCCCGAAGACATTAAAAAGTTCTTCGGCCGCGGAGGCGCGCTCGCCTGGGGTGTCGTGCCCACCGGCGCATTCACCGGGAAGGAGACCGCGGACACGCTCATCGCGGCGCTCCATAAGGGCATGAACCGGCTGGAGAAGGAAGGCGTGGACCGTAGAACGATCCTTCGGCAATCTCTCATCACTCCTTCCTGCGGCATGGGCAGCCTGACGCCGGACAAGGCCGAGGCGATCCTGAGACTGCTCAGGGAAGTTTCGGACAGGATGCAAATTCTGATTGCAAAATGACACACTCGTCGTTCTGGCTCCAAAACCTTCATGGTGCACTGGTAACTACTCAGCAGAGGTGAATCCGCAAGAGTGTTGCACCAGAGAAAAAACCTTGTATCCGCAGATTTCGCAGATGGACGCAGATTTATAAACATAAGTCGGGTTCTACTTGATCTGCGAAATCTGCGTAATCTGCGGACAATGTTTTGACCTGAGCAGTTACTGGTACTTTGCATTTTACTTTTTGAAATTACAACTCATGCCCCTTCGTTTACACTTCACGATATTTCTCGTCATCTCCCTCGCACTCCACGCGCTGGTCATCGCGGCTCTGTTCCTTATAAAGCCGACACATCCGGAGATGCCCCTGATCACGCCGGTTACGATCGTGAACCTGCCTCAGCAAAAGATCAACCAGCTGCCGCCGCTGG
This genomic window from Nitrospirota bacterium contains:
- a CDS encoding AtpZ/AtpI family protein, which codes for MDDKDRKLIRLAGVLSTVGLTLVFATVIGLYVGLKLDAWLGTSPWFTAIFLFIGIGAGFRNLFMYSKRSQETFDKSDKDKK
- a CDS encoding 4Fe-4S dicluster domain-containing protein; amino-acid sequence: MISRRNFLKKTALGIAGASLPLAALKIVDPEKLFAEVAAETTSVRWVFLVDTYKCVGCGLCVKACKRENEIPYDANVTRTWVERYVLTKKGRMYADSPKGARDGFTTALIDQNANGLRDISKEGIEKAFFVPKLCNQCENPPCVQVCPVGATYQAPDGVVLVDRTWCIGCGYCVMGCPYGVRFFHPASHTADKCNFCYHRITKGLKTACVQACPFGARQLGNIKDPNDPVTKAIRTQRVGVLKSEYGTKPQVYYIGLDEEVR
- a CDS encoding ATP synthase subunit I, which produces MTTDETQLRKQAVDAILKGVAKKTALIVSIASAGVVVFSVIQKTAQPWWFLSASVLFGGALGLLNFRWLARSVQRVYLRQGATPAGSSFAVVIISLLKLSLIFIILFVVIKWQLLHVFGLVGGLSLCFLAILWEGSTMTQETSKSSAQK
- a CDS encoding cytochrome c3 family protein, whose amino-acid sequence is MKNHIFRPLFVFIGIVLLVLLARIVLVPKDFGVGERGYMYGWHRLGNEEEWKNTITKVKYQGSEYCKDCHPDKYDSIGKTPHRIIQCENCHGPAIDHPSDPPKLEIDRSRELCLRCHFPLPYTSSGRAKLKSIDPDTHNPDSECSSCHNPHKPMEGLR
- the tatC gene encoding twin-arginine translocase subunit TatC; this translates as MAEPDQGMSFWGHLTELRKRIVYIAIAIGIGFLICFNFSEDILGLLLLPMNSTMTYHATFPFLHFEPNKTTQDLYFTTLIEPIMSHLKIGFIAGIMLMVPVILYQVWKFISPGLLPRERKYAGQFVFFATLFFYLGVIFCFLLLLPFTVPFLITYKTEHLKAIIKLGDYIDFTLKFMLGAGAVFELPLIMILLGRMGIISADVLARFRKYAFLISFLIGAIITPTPDVFNMTLMSLPIYILYEIGILGVRLFGRRRTPPSTDVTET
- the nrfD gene encoding polysulfide reductase NrfD, which encodes MVHGEIWTIKELFVAPNEYIYWSIQIVMYPFMTGLVAGAFVLSSLYHVFGIQKLKDMARFALVFSFALLFAAPMPLLLHLLRPERGLYVFFTPHFTSAIAAFGIVFFTYAAIVASELWFLYRKHLVGVYLTLRGKQDKTIAERIKYLIFSALTLGVTDVSEEALHRDEKAIKFLAGLGIPVACFLHGYAGFIFGSVKANALWMTPLMPVIFIMSAIVSGIALCMLTYVVTMEIRKFLASRKKAVHGRYRTTEDIKSAEISVIQMTSKYLLVFLVAAISLEMLDLIFRGYTAMKSWDVLRSVIYERDFAGIFILQYGLGNLVPLILLLIPGLTLRRTVIAVLLVLMGVFMMRWNVVIGGQSFSQTYAGYMHYQLPIVPHDLETAKEGLVGALGIFIMPFALFWVIDKIFPVFDYEPTP
- the mobB gene encoding molybdopterin-guanine dinucleotide biosynthesis protein B gives rise to the protein MRIVSFVAASSNSGKTTLIEKVVRILKGRGLRVAVIKHTSAGFDLDIPGKDSWRFQQAGADTVILSGPGRVALMRKIEQEPTPDELARMAGDVDIVITEGFKKEVKNKVEVFRQGVSGEYPFSLNDPSCLALVSDQPFDVSIPCFDLNDAEGVADLIVRAIAT
- the hemL gene encoding glutamate-1-semialdehyde 2,1-aminomutase, whose protein sequence is MSGARSRKLFEDAKKHIPGGVNSPVRAFRSVGGAPIFIKKAKGSKIYDVDNKAYIDYVLSWGPMILGHAHPKVIAALKQAIVRGTSFGAPTELETTLAKMVKKAVPSIEMVRMVSSGTEATMSAIRAARGFTGRDKILKFDGCYHGHADSLLVKAGSGVATFGLPDSPGVPADLARLTLTIAYNDIAALKEMMVREGQRIACIIVEPVAGNMGCVVPEPGFLQYLRDVCDKYGIVLIFDEVMTGFRVAYGGAQQLYKIKPDLTCLGKVIGGGLPVGAYGGKFEIMQRIAPIGPIYQAGTLSGNPLAMTAGIETLKALSKPGVYKTLEKNAADLEKGLRAAAAEAGVPATFNRVGSMFTCFFTDKKVRDFESARTSDTARFGKFFLGMLRNGVNLAPSQFEAAFLSLAHTKADIGRTIEAARKSLKGL
- the queF gene encoding preQ(1) synthase, which encodes MKYGTKAVKQAKLELWPNPNPDRDYTIDISYPEFTCLCPRSGYPDFATIRITYTPGNKVVELKALKLYLNSFRDQSVSHEAVTNLIFDALRKNLKPRALEVVGDFNVRGNVKTIIRVAM
- a CDS encoding TatA/E family twin arginine-targeting protein translocase, encoding MFGLGIPELIVIFVIALVVFGPKKLPDLGKSIGRAMSEFKKAQQEFQESVQSEMKEVQKTANLDELKKLGNLADQSLSREINAATSAEPRKDEQKTGSGPEQKPEQNKGGEAHGNG